One Natrinema longum genomic window, GGGATTTAGTGCTAGGGAGAGTACAGACGGGAGCCGTCGAGCAATCGCGGCATACACACATCGACGGGGACAGACAGTCACGATATCCGAACCGCTATTCCGAGCGTACAGCCGCCAGCACGAGCATACACTCCGCCAGCGGTCGCATAACAAAGCACGAACGGACGAACAACGCGGCCATGGCAGGTTCGACCGACGGAGACGACCTCCGTCTGCTCGTTATCGGGGTGGACGCCGGCTGTCGGCCGGTGCTCGAGCCGTTGTTCGAGTCGGGCGACGTTCCGACCCTCGAGGGGCTGTTCGATCGCGGGACTGCCGGGGGGCTCGAATCCCAGATCCCGCCGTGGACGGCCAGCGCCTGGCCGTCGCTGTACACCGGAAAGAATCCGGGCAAACACGGCGTCTACGATTTCCTCTCGTTCGACGGCTACGACTGGGACGTCGTCAACGCGACGCACGTCCGTGCACGACCGATCTGGGAACTGTTGAACGAGCATGGCTTCTCGAGCGTCGTCGTCAACGTCCCGGTCACCCACCCCCCGCGGGCGTTCGACGGCGCGTTGATTCCCGGACTGACCGCCCCCGAGGAGCCGGACTGTCACCCGGCTGGGATCCTCGAGGACGTGAAACTCGCCTGTGGCGGCGACTACTGGCTCTATCCACAGAGCGCTCCGACACCGGACCGGTCGATCGAGGGGTACGAACGGACGGTCGAACTCCGGGGCCGGGCGTTTCGCTATCTCAGCCGACGGTTCGATCCCGACTTCGGCTTCCTCCAGTTCCAGCAGACCGACTCGGTGTTCCACGAACGACCGGGGGACAAGCGGGCGATCGAAGCGGTCTACCGCGAGGTCGATCGACAGCTCGAGGCGACCCTCGAGCGGACCGACCCCGACAACGTCCTGGTCGTCAGCGACCACGGCATGGGGAAGGTGACCGGCGACGAGTTCCGCGTCAACGAGTTCCTCCGGGAGCGCGGCGACGTCCGCGCGAAAAGTGGCGGCGAGGGGATGCCAAACTGGTCGACGTCCTGGGAGAACGACCTCCTCGAGGGTGCCGAGGCCGGCGATCACGAGCCTGGGCCGATCGAGCGGGCGATGAACGTCGCCGCGAAAGTCGGAATTACGACACAACGCGTCGCGAGCGCGCTCGACCGCGTCGGACTGAAGGAACCGATCGGGAAACGGGTCCCCAACGAGATGATCCGGGCGGCGAGCGAGCAGGTCGACTTCCCCGAATCGCGAGCGTACGTCCGTTCGAAGAGCGAACTCGGCGTTCGCATCAATCTCGAGGGTCGGGAACCCGACGGACAGGTCCCGGCCGGGGCCTACGAGAGCGTCCGCGAGGACCTCATCGAGGCGCTCTCGAGCGTTCGAACGCCCGACGGCGAGCCGATGTTCGAGGCCGTCGAGCCACGGGAGACGTACTTCGAGGGGCCACACGTGGAGGCGGCACCGGACGTGCTGACGGTCCCGCGGGGATTCGACAACGCGATCGCGGCCGACCTCGGGAAACCACAGTTCGGCGAGCCGATGGAGTCGTGGAATCACAAGCGAACCGGCGTCGTCGCCGCCGCCGGGAGCGCGTTCGATCACGACGTTTCCCTCGACGGAGCGACGATATTCGATATCGCGCCGACGATCTGTTCGCTGTTCGACGTGCCGGTCGACGCCGCGATGGACGGGACACCGCTCCCGGCCGTCGAGGGGAGCGGAGAGCGATCGTATCCGGCGTACGATCCGGCCCCGATCACGGCAACTGACGACGGGACCGTCGAAGATCGGCTGTCCGATCTGGGCTATCTATGAGTGTCGAGATACGCACCCTCGATCCCGAAACCGACGCCGACGAGTGGAACCGCTACGTCGACCGAGCGGACGGATCGAACCCGTTTTTCCGGGCCGACGCCCTCCGGTTGCAGGCCGCGGATACCGGCTCCGCGCTGTTCCTGCTCGCCGGCTTCAAGGGCCAGGAGCCGGTCGGGATCTTCCCGGTCTTCGAGTACGCCAAGGGTCCGGTCACCGGGGCGTTCTCCCCGGCTCCCCACTCGTGGGTGGGGTACCTCGGTCCCGCCCTGCTGAACGTCGCGAAACTCAAACAGCGAAAGGCCGATCGCCGGACGAAGCGCTTCCTCGAGGGCTGTCTCGAGTGGATCGACGAGGAAATCGCCCCGCTGTATTGCAAGTTCGTCACCGGCGAGTTCGACGACATCCGGCCGTTCGTCTGGAACGAATACGACGTCGAACCGAGATACACCTACGTGGTAGATCTCGATGGGACCGAATCGGAGCTGTTGGACCGATTCAGCGGCGACGCGCGAAGCAACATCAGGAACGCCGACGACACGAGGGCCGTCATCGAGGAGGGCGACGCCGACGACGTCGAACGCATCGTCGAGCAGGTCCGACAGCGCTACGCGAACCAGAACCGACCGTTCCGACTGGGTGCCGAGTTCGCGCGATCGCTGTACGAAACGCTCCCCGACGGCGCGATCCGGCCGTACGTCTGTCGGCTCGACGGCGAGTTCCTCGGCGGCATCCTGGTCGTCGAAGCGGATCGAACGCGGTATCGATGGCAGGGCGGCGTCAAACCGGACGTCGACGTCGACGTCGCGATCAACGACGTCCTCGACTGGCAGGTCATGCGCGACGGCCTCGAGACCGGGATCGCGGCCTACGACCTCGTCGGGGCCGGCGTTCCGAGCATCAACCGCTACAAGGCGAAGTTCAATCCCCGACTCGAGACCCACTACGAGGTCACCGCCGGCTCGTTCGGGATCGACCTGCTGGTCGATCGGTACCAGAAACACCGGTAGCGTCTGCGAGAGTCCGACTGCCGAACGGCAGCCACGGGGTCAAACCAGCGGCGGCCGCCAGCTTCTATGTCGCACCTCGAGCGTGTGCGTCCACCGACCGAGTCGCGGTCGCCGCGAGCGAGTCCCCCGGGATCAGTTAGGGGGTGACGATCAATTTCCCGAGAGAGCCGCCCTCGAGAACGTCGCGATGGGCCCGACCGGCGTCCTCGAGGTCGTAGCTGTCCGCGACGACGGCGGTGAGCTCACCCCGTTCCATGAGGCGACACAGCCGTTGCAAGATGTCCCGGCGTTCGGCCCTGTTTCCGAGACTCATTCCCCGCAGGGTGACCTCCTTGTTGCGCAGGGGTGCGCCGTCCGTCGCGGGAACCCCACCCATGGTCGTGACGATGTGACCGCCGGGGGCGACGACCTCGAAGTCGAGTTCGAGGTACTCCTCGAGCATGTGGTCGAGGACGATCTCGACGCCGGAGCCGTCCGTCGCATCGAGGACGTCCGCGGCGAGCGTGTCGCTGTCGTAGTTCAGGACTGTGGTCGCACCCAGCTCCCGGACCCGGTCGCCGAGATCGTCCGAGCCGACGGTGGCGATGACTGCTGCGCCGGCGCTTGCGGCGAGTTGGACGGCAACGTGGCCGACGCCGCCAGCGCCGCCGTGGATCAGGACCCGGTCGCCGGCGTCGATTCCGGCGATCCGTTCCAGCGCAGTCCAGGCGGTCGCCCCCACGTTTCCGATCGCACCGCCGACCTCGAAGGGGACACCCTCGGGGAGGCGGGCTAGTTTCATCGCGGGGAACGCCACGTATTCGGCGGTGGTCCCGCCCTCGGCGTGGCCCATCCCGGAGGCGAAGACCCGATCGCCCACGTCGAACGCGTCGACGTCCGCACCGACCTCGACGACCGTCCCGGCACCGTCGCCGCCGGGGATCGCCGGAACGTTCACGTCCCCGTACTCGCCCGACCGAAACATCGTGTCGACCGGGTTGACGCTCGCGGCGCGTATCTCGACGACGACTTCGTCCCCATCGGGGGACGGGCGCTCGACCTCGTCTACCTGAAGCACGTCCGGGCCGCCATGCTCGTGGTAACGGACGACTCGCATACCCGTGTGAACCGTCCCTCGCCCCTAAAAGTCCAGGGGTGCACCACCTCCAGAGCGGACGCGGACGGCGAGCGATCACCGGGACAGGGTGGTGACGGACAGGAGGACCGCGGCTACCCCGAAGATGGCCGGAAGGGCCCAAAAGAACTCCGTGAACGTCCGCTGTGAATCGAGGATGGCGTTGGTCGTCAGGAGCAGCCATCCCAGCGACATGCAGACGAGTAGTCCCGCGAGGGACACCTGGGCGAGTATGACCGGATAGGAGACGTCGACCTCGACATCGTCCGCCCGATCGACGTCTTCGTCCGCCCGATCCGTCGCCATACGTGATTCAAGCGGAAGACTCACATAAAGTCCTATCGCGCCCCCTATTCGGAACGCTCCTCGGATGCCTCGAGGATGGTGGCGGAGACCTGACAGGTACCCGTCAGCTATCGATCCGGTAGTTCGACTGGCGGGCGTCCTCGAGGCAGACGCGACTGGTCACCAGCCCCTCGTCCTCGAGTTTCCCCAGCGCGTAGCGGACGGTCCGTGAGCAAAGGCGGGATTCGGCCGCGATCCCCTCCTGGGTCAGCGGTGCCTCGTACTCGAGGACCTTGTAGACGAGTTTCGCACTCGGTGGGAGTTCGGAAAGCGGCCCATCGACGGCGGTTCCGTCGCCGGTCCCGGCGTCCGATTCGGTTGCACTCATGCGTCTCGGGTCGGCCACTGGGCAGGCGGCGTCTCGAAATCCGATGCTCGAGCACGAACTGCGGACGGTCCCTCCACAGGAAGTTGAGGCGGTCGCATTCTCACTCGAGCGTACGCCAGTCCGTCGTATATACGGTACTGACAGTTCAATACGACAGGGAGGACCTACCGACTATCGGCTGGGGGGGAGTCGGCGGATGGAGCGCGAGTCGTGTTCGCGACCGCGCCTCGAATCGACGCCGCCGCGGCGACGCCGGGTGGGGACTCCGAAAACGCGCGGGCAGTAACCCGTGCATAGTAAGGCAATGGCTCCCGGAGAAGCGGATATGTTCGGAACCAGCGGCATTCGCGGGCGGGTCGGAGACGAGGTGACGGCAACGCTGGCACTGTCGGTCGGCCGAGCGGTCGCCTCGGAAGGGTACGACAGGGTCGTCGTCGGGCGCGACGTGCGCGAGAGCGGCTCGATGCTCGTCGACGCGATCGGCGCGGGACTGTGCGAGTGTGGGGCGGAGGTCGTCACGGTCGGGGTCGAGGCGACGCCGACGGTCGCTCGAGCGATCGCCCATCTTGAGGCCGACGCGGGAGTGGTAGTGACGGCCTCGCACAACCCCGCGGAAGACAACGGGATCAAGCTCTGGAACCCGTCGGGGAAGGCGTTCGGTCCCGACCAGCGGGCGGCGATCGAACGACGGCTCCGCGAGGACGACTACGACCTGGTCGCGTGGGACGGCGTCGGCGAGCGCTCCCACCGCGAGGGCGTCCGCGACCACCACGCCGGCACGCTCCGGAACTCCGTCGCCCTCGAGCGATCGCCGAGCGTCATCGTCGATCTCGGCAACGGTGCCGGCGGCGTGACGGCGTCGGTACTCGACGAGTTGGACTGTCGCGTCCGCACCCTGAACGGCCAGGAAGACGGTTCGTTCCCCGGGCGGGCCAGCGAGCCGACCGAGGAGAGCCTCGAGACGCTGTCGACCCTGGTCGCGGAGACGGACGCCGAGGTGGGGATCGCACACGACGGCGACGCCGATCGGATGCTGGCGGTCGACGAAACCGGGGCCTTCGTGCCGAAAGACGCGTTGCTCGCGCTGTTCGCTCGAGAGGCAGCCGGCGCGGGAGACCGCGTCGCCGTCCCCGTCGATACCAGTCTCGCCGTCGAGGACGCGCTGGCGGGAGTCGGTGCCTCGCTGACCCGCACGCGAGTCGGGGACGTATACGTCGCGGAACGGACGACGGAATCCGACGTCGTCTTCGGTGGCGAACCGAGCGGGGCCTGGATCTGGCCCGACGAGACGCGCTGTCCGGACGGTCCGCTGGCGGCCTGCAAGCTGGTCGAACTGGTCGACCAGCGGGGGCCGCTGTCCGAACTCGTCGCAGCCATCGAGTCGTATCCGATCCGGCGAACGTCGATCGAAGTTGCGGACAAAACGGCGGTGATGGCGGCCGTGACCGACCGGGTCAGCGAACGATACGAGGACGTCGACACGCTCGACGGCGTCAGGGTCTCGACCGAGGACGGCTGGTTCCTGCTCCGTGCGAGCGGAACGCAACCGCTGGTCCGGGTCACTGCGGAGGCGCGGTCGACGTCCGACGCGGCGGCGCTGTTCGAGACTGCACGGCAACTCGTGACCGAGACGATGACAGCGGACTGAGGAGGGAAGGCAGCCCCGTCCTGATCCGGAACGACGCGGGGGAGACGGTAGGCCGACACTCGCTCGAGGGAGTCGATCGGGACGCTATCTCGCGTCTTTGGGGATGAAATCGGACGTCTTCATCTCACGGTACGTCGCGCAGTCGGGGCAGGCGTGGACGACGTCGCGATTGTCGCCGAAGACACGAGCGAACTGGCGGGTGACCTGGTTACCACAGTTGACACATCGAGGGGCGCTCGTTTGCTCTCTGGACGACATTGGCGTCCACTTCGCGGATTGGTCCGTCGACATCAACAACCCGTATCCACAGAACGGTATTTACTATAGACCGCATAATCTCCCTCGATACTGGTAGTCACGCGTTTCGACGGTAATTCACAGGTGAGAAAGACGGTTCGGATATGGAGAGTATTGGCGGCTCGTTCGGTAGAAATACGATATTTCGACCGGGTAATACGATATTTCACGGCCGGTGACCGGGACGTCGGGAGCGACCAGCTATCTGCGGGAATGACGAGGGGTAGTTCGCGACCCCCACGGGCACGGAGTCGACCGTGCAGTCGGTTCCGGGAACACCACGCTCGGCTACCGGGCCGGCCACCGTCAATCGAGTATCGGCAGGTGTCTCGTTCCGATGGCGACTGCGACGCACGGGGAGAGACCAGACGCGTGGACCCCCATCCGTTCGTGGAATAACTACCAGCAGTCGTATTGAACCGTAGAACGCACGAACGCAGATACCGACGACGATAGCCAGCCGCCAGCCCTCGAGGGGGTTCCCGTGGCCGGGCCTCGAGCGAAATGACCGTCTCTAACGGGTCACGACGGTCGCTCTGCCCCGACGACGAAACACCTAACACGGTTCCCGAGGCAAGCAGTAGATATGAGCGATTCCGTCGCTCCCACGGCGTTCTCGGGTCCACGCGCCACCGTTTTCGTAGGGGCTCCGTAGCCCCCCATTTCCCCACCCCGTTTCGACGGATGTATTGTCGCCGACCAGCATTCACCGAGCAACGACCGCTCTATGGACGAGACCCAATCAGACAGTTCGACGACGTACCGACGGCGCCCACGACGGGCGGTGAGAGCATGAGCATGGACACGCCCGAGCGAGAAGACGAACCCAGCCTCGAGGGCGGCTACGACCCGGAATCGGTCGAAACCCGCTGGCAACGGCGCTGGATCGACGAGGACGTCTACGCGTACGAGGCCGAGGAAGAGCGGGACCCGAACACGGTCTACGCGATCGACACGCCGCCACCGACGGTCTCGGGAAGCCTGCATATGGGCCACCTCTATGGCTCGACCTTGCAGGATTTCGCCGCGCGATTCCAGCGAATGCACGACGGCAACGTACTCTTTCCGTTTGGCTACGACGACAACGGGATCGCGAGCGAACGGTTGACCGAATCGGAACTGGACATCCGCCACCAGGACTACGAGCGCCGGGAGTTTCAGGAACTCTGCCGCGAGATCTGTGCGGAGTACGAGGCCGAGTTCACGGAGAAGATGCAGAACCTCGGGACCTCGATCGACTGGTCGAACACCTACAAGACGATCGAGCCCCGCGTCCAGCGGATCTCCCAACTGTCCTTCCTCGATCTCTACGAGAAGGGGCGTGAGTACCGCAAGAAGGCACCCGCGATCTGGTGTCCCGAGTGCGAGACGGCCATCTCACAGGTCGAGATGGAAGACGACGAGCGCGGCTCGCACTTCAACGACATCGCGTTCGAACTCGTCGGTGACGATGCGCCCCGCGAGGAGTTCGTCATCTCCACGA contains:
- a CDS encoding alkaline phosphatase family protein; translation: MAGSTDGDDLRLLVIGVDAGCRPVLEPLFESGDVPTLEGLFDRGTAGGLESQIPPWTASAWPSLYTGKNPGKHGVYDFLSFDGYDWDVVNATHVRARPIWELLNEHGFSSVVVNVPVTHPPRAFDGALIPGLTAPEEPDCHPAGILEDVKLACGGDYWLYPQSAPTPDRSIEGYERTVELRGRAFRYLSRRFDPDFGFLQFQQTDSVFHERPGDKRAIEAVYREVDRQLEATLERTDPDNVLVVSDHGMGKVTGDEFRVNEFLRERGDVRAKSGGEGMPNWSTSWENDLLEGAEAGDHEPGPIERAMNVAAKVGITTQRVASALDRVGLKEPIGKRVPNEMIRAASEQVDFPESRAYVRSKSELGVRINLEGREPDGQVPAGAYESVREDLIEALSSVRTPDGEPMFEAVEPRETYFEGPHVEAAPDVLTVPRGFDNAIAADLGKPQFGEPMESWNHKRTGVVAAAGSAFDHDVSLDGATIFDIAPTICSLFDVPVDAAMDGTPLPAVEGSGERSYPAYDPAPITATDDGTVEDRLSDLGYL
- a CDS encoding lipid II:glycine glycyltransferase FemX, which gives rise to MSVEIRTLDPETDADEWNRYVDRADGSNPFFRADALRLQAADTGSALFLLAGFKGQEPVGIFPVFEYAKGPVTGAFSPAPHSWVGYLGPALLNVAKLKQRKADRRTKRFLEGCLEWIDEEIAPLYCKFVTGEFDDIRPFVWNEYDVEPRYTYVVDLDGTESELLDRFSGDARSNIRNADDTRAVIEEGDADDVERIVEQVRQRYANQNRPFRLGAEFARSLYETLPDGAIRPYVCRLDGEFLGGILVVEADRTRYRWQGGVKPDVDVDVAINDVLDWQVMRDGLETGIAAYDLVGAGVPSINRYKAKFNPRLETHYEVTAGSFGIDLLVDRYQKHR
- a CDS encoding NADPH:quinone reductase, producing the protein MRVVRYHEHGGPDVLQVDEVERPSPDGDEVVVEIRAASVNPVDTMFRSGEYGDVNVPAIPGGDGAGTVVEVGADVDAFDVGDRVFASGMGHAEGGTTAEYVAFPAMKLARLPEGVPFEVGGAIGNVGATAWTALERIAGIDAGDRVLIHGGAGGVGHVAVQLAASAGAAVIATVGSDDLGDRVRELGATTVLNYDSDTLAADVLDATDGSGVEIVLDHMLEEYLELDFEVVAPGGHIVTTMGGVPATDGAPLRNKEVTLRGMSLGNRAERRDILQRLCRLMERGELTAVVADSYDLEDAGRAHRDVLEGGSLGKLIVTP
- a CDS encoding MarR family transcriptional regulator, which produces MSATESDAGTGDGTAVDGPLSELPPSAKLVYKVLEYEAPLTQEGIAAESRLCSRTVRYALGKLEDEGLVTSRVCLEDARQSNYRIDS
- the glmM gene encoding phosphoglucosamine mutase; the encoded protein is MFGTSGIRGRVGDEVTATLALSVGRAVASEGYDRVVVGRDVRESGSMLVDAIGAGLCECGAEVVTVGVEATPTVARAIAHLEADAGVVVTASHNPAEDNGIKLWNPSGKAFGPDQRAAIERRLREDDYDLVAWDGVGERSHREGVRDHHAGTLRNSVALERSPSVIVDLGNGAGGVTASVLDELDCRVRTLNGQEDGSFPGRASEPTEESLETLSTLVAETDAEVGIAHDGDADRMLAVDETGAFVPKDALLALFAREAAGAGDRVAVPVDTSLAVEDALAGVGASLTRTRVGDVYVAERTTESDVVFGGEPSGAWIWPDETRCPDGPLAACKLVELVDQRGPLSELVAAIESYPIRRTSIEVADKTAVMAAVTDRVSERYEDVDTLDGVRVSTEDGWFLLRASGTQPLVRVTAEARSTSDAAALFETARQLVTETMTAD
- a CDS encoding DUF7563 family protein — its product is MSTDQSAKWTPMSSREQTSAPRCVNCGNQVTRQFARVFGDNRDVVHACPDCATYREMKTSDFIPKDAR